In Mycobacterium sp. JS623, one genomic interval encodes:
- a CDS encoding molybdopterin-containing oxidoreductase family protein has translation MTTQQKVTFCRICEPLCGMIATVDDGRLVSLRPDKDHPLSAGFACQKGIAFTEVVNDPDRVTTPLRRTADGRFEPVGWDEAMSDIASRLTDIHRRHGSGAIGWYYGNPGAFSYSHTLGLAMLMNAFGPRLHVFTAGSQDVNNRFVASQMLYGSPLALPVPDIPRTDLLVVIGANPVVSHGSVLTVPRIKDRMHDIVKRGGRVLVIDPRKTETAAQFEWLGIVPDGDAFLLLSLLHVLFGENLTDSAALARQADGVAWLEQLTRRFSPEATAPQTGIDPDTVRALARDLARTPRAAVYGRVGTSTGENGTLTTYLLDAVNLVAGNLDAPGGSMFGTFGIPGERWGMKALGALLRTSYSRRRSRIGGFPSVLMSEPAGLMAKEITTPGRGQVRALFVSAGNPVLSVPNGNELETALESLELMVGIDIYVNETLAHCDYVLPAATMYERDDFPLPFQTLQPTPFRQTTEVVVAPPGQARAEWEVIDDLTRRMWRRAPGLIALAVARKALALFGIRLTPRLLVDAVIRLGEGGDRYGLRRGGLTFARLAADYPHGKVLARNLRDGVLRKVVVYRGGRVRLRHDEIAAEVDALWRRQVPDGYPLRLIGMRETRSENSWMHNSPLLMRGDRVQAARMHVDDAVAVNIVDGDRVRIASPHGEIELPVIVTKDIVAGVVAVPHGWGHKGTGSWQVANGAGGANVNQLMSSAPEHLEKLAGMARLTGVPVRVERAAVKSAAPPRQ, from the coding sequence ATGACCACCCAGCAGAAGGTCACCTTCTGCCGGATTTGTGAGCCGCTGTGCGGCATGATCGCGACCGTCGACGACGGTCGGCTGGTGTCGCTGCGGCCCGATAAGGACCACCCACTCTCGGCCGGCTTTGCCTGCCAGAAGGGCATCGCGTTCACCGAGGTCGTCAACGACCCCGACCGCGTCACCACTCCGCTGCGCCGCACGGCCGACGGCCGATTCGAACCCGTCGGCTGGGACGAGGCGATGTCCGACATCGCTTCTCGGCTGACCGACATTCACCGCAGGCACGGCTCTGGCGCGATCGGCTGGTACTACGGCAACCCGGGCGCCTTCAGCTATTCACACACGCTGGGCCTGGCGATGTTGATGAACGCGTTCGGCCCGCGCCTGCACGTCTTCACCGCCGGGTCGCAGGACGTCAACAACCGCTTTGTGGCCAGCCAGATGTTGTACGGCTCGCCGCTGGCGTTACCCGTGCCGGACATTCCGCGTACCGATCTGCTCGTCGTGATCGGTGCGAACCCCGTGGTCTCGCACGGCAGCGTGCTGACCGTGCCGCGGATCAAAGACCGGATGCACGACATCGTCAAGCGCGGCGGCCGGGTACTCGTCATCGATCCGCGCAAGACCGAGACCGCGGCCCAATTCGAGTGGCTGGGCATCGTTCCCGACGGCGACGCCTTCCTACTGCTGTCTCTGCTTCATGTGTTGTTCGGGGAGAACCTCACCGATTCCGCCGCGCTGGCCAGGCAGGCCGATGGCGTTGCGTGGCTGGAACAGTTGACCAGACGGTTCAGCCCCGAAGCCACTGCGCCGCAAACGGGCATCGATCCCGACACCGTGCGCGCGCTGGCGCGCGACCTCGCGCGAACCCCGCGGGCGGCCGTATACGGCCGGGTGGGCACCAGCACGGGTGAAAACGGCACTCTCACAACATATTTGCTCGATGCAGTGAACCTGGTTGCCGGCAACCTCGATGCCCCCGGCGGCAGCATGTTCGGCACCTTCGGGATTCCAGGCGAACGGTGGGGGATGAAGGCCCTCGGCGCGCTGTTGCGAACCAGCTACAGCCGCAGGCGGTCGCGGATCGGTGGCTTCCCATCGGTGCTGATGTCTGAACCGGCGGGGCTGATGGCCAAGGAGATCACCACGCCAGGGCGGGGGCAGGTACGCGCGCTGTTCGTCAGCGCAGGCAACCCGGTGCTATCGGTACCCAACGGCAATGAATTAGAGACAGCGTTGGAGTCCTTGGAGTTGATGGTCGGGATCGACATCTATGTCAACGAGACGCTCGCCCACTGTGACTATGTGCTGCCCGCCGCGACGATGTACGAACGCGACGATTTCCCGTTGCCCTTCCAGACGCTGCAGCCAACGCCCTTCCGTCAGACGACCGAGGTCGTGGTCGCGCCGCCCGGTCAGGCTCGCGCTGAGTGGGAGGTGATCGACGACCTCACCCGCAGGATGTGGCGGCGCGCACCGGGACTGATTGCGCTCGCGGTAGCACGAAAGGCACTGGCGCTCTTCGGTATTCGGCTGACCCCACGGTTGCTGGTGGACGCCGTGATCCGGCTGGGTGAGGGTGGCGACCGCTACGGGCTGCGTCGCGGCGGCCTGACCTTCGCGCGGCTTGCCGCCGATTACCCACACGGCAAGGTGCTCGCGCGCAACCTGCGCGACGGCGTACTGCGCAAGGTGGTCGTGTACCGCGGCGGCCGCGTGCGGCTCCGGCATGACGAGATCGCCGCCGAGGTCGACGCGCTGTGGCGCAGACAAGTGCCTGACGGATATCCGCTGCGGCTGATCGGCATGCGCGAGACGCGTTCGGAGAACTCGTGGATGCACAACTCGCCGCTGCTGATGCGCGGCGATCGCGTCCAGGCCGCGCGCATGCACGTCGACGACGCGGTCGCGGTCAACATCGTCGACGGCGACCGGGTGCGGATCGCCTCGCCGCACGGAGAGATCGAACTGCCCGTCATCGTCACCAAGGACATCGTCGCCGGCGTCGTCGCAGTGCCGCATGGCTGGGGCCACAAGGGCACCGGCAGTTGGCAGGTTGCCAACGGAGCGGGCGGCGCCAACGTCAACCAGCTGATGTCCAGCGCGCCGGAACATTTGGAGAAGCTGGCAGGCATGGCCCGGTTGACTGGCGTCCCTGTCCGCGTCGAGCGGGCAGCCGTCAAATCCGCTGCGCCACCCCGGCAGTAA
- a CDS encoding serine/threonine-protein kinase, with amino-acid sequence MARSDPMPTQADAYAGVPAELVAAGFEDPEEIGRGGFGVVYRCSEPELDRTVAVKVLTADLEPDNVERFVREQLAMGKLSGHPHIVSIFQVGTTATGRPYIVMQYHPHGSLEAKIHNNGPVGWADAVHIGVKVAGALETAHRRGTVHRDVKPANILLTEYGEPQLTDFGIARVIGGFETADGAVMGSPAYTAPEVLLGQTPDVTSDVYSLASTLFCAGTGHAVFERRQGEQMVAQFLRITKQPIPNMRDSGLPADVCAVIEQAMSRNVEDRPSTAEEFGEQLREVQRMHGLPVDDMPVPIPAPTIRYNPPRSPGTPSGSYPARTLTPPVPATRFQLPVSTKALVDRARLIEVLRAGNTKKLTVIHGPTGFGKSTLAAQWAKLLTAEGVAVAWLTVDHDDNNVVWFLSHLIEAIRAVTPALATELGEVLQEHDDEAERYVLTSLINEIHETGTRMTLVIDDWQRVTDPATIGALLYLLVYASDDLNVVVTSRSQSGLPMSRMRMQDELLEIDATALRFDVAESKNFLVDLSGLDLDYADVEELTAKTDGWVAALQLASLSLRGRDDPVQLIDTMTGRHHVISEFLAENVFDTLEPSMLDFLLATSITERICGDLASALSGVPDGQAMLELVEERDLFLHRIDEQWFRYHQLFSDFLQHRLGRDPQRVVRLHRAASTWFADHQMVSEAVDHALAAGDDERAVTLVENHGIDLVAKSQMATLIGLIGKLPSAVVRSDPRLQLALAWANIVLHRIPAAEQALELMEARMTKYGITDEEIVDMRAEAGVVRGVADLRSDRLAGIDEHIGPCLERRETQRPFAVAVAATVSTFAAAYHYNLDEVNRIQAWAAPYAERNGDSFNMVHGLCYTGLAHRLMLDIPTAEACFRKALKIAKRSGGSHSYTARLASSALGELLYERGDLDEAARLLEEGYKVGPEGGSVDFKIARYVIAARIKALQGDRHAAGQRLDEAIRVARALSLNRLRAMAEHERTRLGLAPHPDADPWPTTTYESRRQPVDAIDEITVQFEEASAIRVLMGADDQESKELACRWAQGWVDRTSSPVRPQALLRARRLLGASLSAAGHVDEAKATIAAVAAQCAQLRMLRYLVDGGPYVAATLSELQADQRSGWWRPEWPEIPPEFLDDAVTAGVAQRI; translated from the coding sequence ATGGCACGCAGCGACCCGATGCCGACGCAGGCGGATGCGTACGCCGGAGTACCGGCGGAGTTGGTGGCTGCCGGTTTCGAAGATCCCGAGGAGATCGGCCGCGGCGGCTTCGGCGTGGTGTATCGCTGCAGCGAGCCCGAACTCGATCGGACGGTCGCGGTGAAGGTGCTGACCGCAGATCTCGAGCCCGACAACGTCGAACGTTTCGTGCGTGAGCAACTCGCGATGGGCAAGCTGTCCGGCCACCCGCATATCGTGAGCATCTTCCAGGTGGGGACCACCGCCACCGGCCGGCCGTACATCGTGATGCAGTACCACCCGCACGGTTCGCTGGAAGCCAAGATCCACAACAACGGGCCGGTGGGGTGGGCCGACGCCGTTCATATCGGGGTGAAGGTGGCCGGCGCGTTGGAAACCGCGCACCGCCGCGGGACGGTACACCGTGACGTCAAACCGGCGAACATCCTTCTCACCGAGTACGGCGAGCCACAGCTGACAGATTTCGGAATCGCCAGGGTGATCGGCGGATTCGAGACCGCGGACGGAGCGGTGATGGGTTCACCGGCATACACCGCTCCAGAGGTGCTGCTCGGTCAAACGCCGGACGTCACGTCCGATGTCTACAGCCTGGCGTCGACATTGTTCTGCGCAGGAACAGGGCACGCGGTGTTCGAGCGTCGCCAGGGCGAGCAGATGGTCGCCCAGTTCCTTCGGATAACGAAGCAACCCATCCCGAACATGCGCGACTCCGGTCTGCCCGCCGACGTCTGCGCGGTGATCGAACAGGCGATGTCGCGCAATGTCGAAGACCGCCCTTCGACCGCGGAGGAATTCGGGGAGCAGTTGCGCGAGGTGCAGCGGATGCACGGGTTGCCGGTCGACGACATGCCCGTGCCGATACCGGCGCCCACAATCCGGTACAACCCGCCCCGCTCACCCGGCACACCGTCGGGTTCGTACCCGGCGCGGACACTGACACCGCCTGTGCCGGCCACCCGTTTCCAACTACCGGTGTCGACGAAGGCGTTGGTCGACCGCGCCCGGTTGATCGAGGTCCTACGAGCCGGGAACACCAAGAAACTCACAGTGATTCACGGCCCGACCGGATTCGGCAAAAGCACGCTGGCCGCGCAGTGGGCGAAGCTGCTGACCGCCGAGGGTGTGGCGGTGGCATGGCTGACCGTCGACCACGACGACAACAACGTCGTGTGGTTCCTGTCCCATCTGATCGAGGCCATCCGAGCCGTAACGCCCGCCCTGGCAACCGAGCTCGGCGAGGTACTTCAAGAACACGACGACGAGGCCGAGCGCTACGTGCTGACGTCGTTGATCAACGAGATCCATGAGACTGGCACACGCATGACGTTGGTGATCGACGACTGGCAGCGCGTCACCGACCCCGCGACCATCGGGGCGCTGCTCTACCTGCTCGTCTACGCCTCCGATGACTTGAACGTCGTGGTGACCAGCCGCAGCCAGAGCGGCCTGCCGATGAGCAGGATGCGAATGCAAGACGAACTCCTCGAAATCGACGCCACCGCACTGCGTTTCGACGTGGCCGAATCAAAGAACTTCCTCGTCGACCTGAGTGGGCTGGATCTGGACTACGCCGACGTCGAGGAGCTGACGGCCAAGACAGACGGCTGGGTCGCCGCACTGCAGCTGGCATCGCTGTCGCTGCGCGGGCGCGACGATCCCGTGCAGTTGATCGACACGATGACCGGCCGCCACCATGTGATCAGCGAGTTCCTTGCCGAGAACGTGTTCGACACTCTGGAACCGTCGATGCTCGACTTCTTGCTGGCCACCTCGATCACCGAACGCATCTGCGGCGACCTCGCGTCGGCATTGTCCGGCGTGCCGGACGGGCAGGCGATGCTCGAGTTGGTCGAGGAACGCGATCTGTTCCTGCACCGGATCGACGAACAGTGGTTCCGCTATCACCAACTGTTCAGTGACTTCCTGCAGCATCGGCTCGGCCGCGACCCGCAGCGGGTCGTTCGGCTGCACCGGGCGGCCTCCACGTGGTTCGCCGATCACCAAATGGTCAGTGAGGCAGTCGATCACGCGCTTGCAGCGGGCGATGACGAGCGCGCCGTGACGCTCGTCGAGAACCACGGCATCGATCTGGTGGCGAAATCGCAAATGGCCACGCTGATCGGGTTGATCGGCAAACTGCCCTCCGCGGTGGTGCGCTCTGATCCGCGGCTTCAGCTTGCGCTGGCATGGGCCAACATCGTGCTGCACCGCATCCCAGCCGCCGAACAGGCGCTGGAGCTGATGGAAGCCCGGATGACGAAGTACGGCATCACCGACGAAGAGATCGTCGACATGCGCGCGGAAGCCGGGGTCGTGCGAGGAGTGGCCGACCTGCGCTCGGACCGTCTCGCAGGCATCGACGAGCACATCGGGCCCTGTCTGGAACGTCGAGAAACACAGCGGCCCTTCGCCGTAGCCGTTGCGGCGACCGTGTCCACCTTCGCCGCCGCCTATCACTACAACCTCGACGAGGTGAACCGCATCCAGGCGTGGGCCGCACCCTACGCCGAGCGCAACGGCGATAGCTTCAACATGGTTCACGGGCTCTGCTACACGGGGCTCGCGCATCGACTGATGCTCGACATCCCAACGGCGGAAGCCTGTTTCCGCAAGGCTCTCAAAATCGCAAAGCGGTCGGGCGGCAGTCATTCCTACACGGCCCGATTGGCGAGCTCGGCGCTGGGCGAATTGCTTTACGAGCGAGGCGATCTCGACGAAGCTGCCCGCCTGCTCGAGGAAGGCTACAAGGTCGGCCCGGAGGGCGGCTCGGTCGATTTCAAGATCGCGCGTTACGTGATCGCCGCCAGAATCAAGGCGCTGCAGGGCGATCGGCACGCCGCGGGGCAACGGCTCGACGAGGCCATCCGCGTCGCGCGGGCGCTGTCGCTGAACCGGCTGCGGGCGATGGCCGAACACGAACGCACCCGGCTCGGCCTTGCGCCGCACCCAGATGCTGACCCGTGGCCGACGACCACGTATGAAAGCCGCCGCCAGCCCGTCGACGCGATCGACGAGATCACCGTCCAGTTCGAGGAGGCGTCGGCGATCCGGGTGCTGATGGGCGCCGACGATCAGGAGTCGAAAGAGCTGGCCTGCCGATGGGCGCAGGGATGGGTCGATCGAACCTCGTCACCGGTCAGACCACAGGCGTTGTTGCGGGCGCGTCGACTGTTGGGTGCGAGCCTGTCGGCCGCCGGACACGTCGACGAGGCCAAGGCCACGATCGCCGCGGTCGCAGCCCAATGCGCACAGTTGAGGATGCTGCGCTACCTCGTCGACGGTGGTCCTTATGTCGCCGCAACGCTTTCGGAGCTGCAGGCCGATCAGCGGTCCGGTTGGTGGCGTCCCGAATGGCCCGAGATACCGCCCGAGTTCCTCGATGACGCGGTTACTGCCGGGGTGGCGCAGCGGATTTGA
- the rpoB gene encoding DNA-directed RNA polymerase subunit beta, whose protein sequence is MAGSRQSKSAVDTTNSSVPGAPNRVSFAKLREPLEVPGLLDVQTESFDWLVGSDSWREKAKARGDVNPVGGLEEVLAELSPIEDFSGSMSLSFSDPRFDEVKAPVDECKDKDMTYAAPLFVTAEFINNNTGEIKSQTVFMGDFPMMTEKGTFIINGTERVVVSQLVRSPGVYFDETIDKSTEKTLHSVKVIPGRGAWLEFDVDKRDTVGVRIDRKRRQPVTVLLKALGWTNEQIVERFGFSEIMMGTLEKDNTAGTDEALLDIYRKLRPGEPPTKESAQTLLENLFFKEKRYDLARVGRYKVNKKLGLNAGQPITSSTLTEEDVVATIEYLVRLHEGQTSMTVPGGVEVPVETDDIDHFGNRRLRTVGELIQNQIRVGLSRMERVVRERMTTQDVEAITPQTLINIRPVVAAIKEFFGTSQLSQFMDQNNPLSGLTHKRRLSALGPGGLSRERAGLEVRDVHSSHYGRMCPIETPEGPNIGLIGSLSVYARVNPFGFIETPYRKVNDGVVSDDIEYLTADEEDRHVVAQANSPIDEKGRFVEERVLVRRKGGEVEYVSSTEVDYMDVSPRQMVSVATAMIPFLEHDDANRALMGANMQRQAVPLVRSEAPLVGTGMELRAAIDAGDVVVADKAGVIEEVSADYITVMADDGTRHTYRMRKFARSNHGTCANQRPIVDAGQRVEAGQVIADGPCTENGEMALGKNLLVAIMPWEGHNYEDAIILSNRLVEEDVLTSIHIEEHEIDARDTKLGAEEITRDIPNVSDEVLADLDERGIVRIGAEVRDGDILVGKVTPKGETELTPEERLLRAIFGEKAREVRDTSLKVPHGESGKVIGIRVFSREDDDELPAGVNELVRVYVAQKRKISDGDKLAGRHGNKGVIGKILPVEDMPFLPDGTPVDIILNTHGVPRRMNIGQILETHLGWAAKAGWTIKDEAGSRPAWAANLPEEMLDVEPNSIVSTPVFDGAREAELQGLLASTLPSRDGDTLVDEDGKAKLFDGRSGEPFPYPVTVGYMYILKLHHLVDDKIHARSTGPYSMITQQPLGGKAQFGGQRFGEMECWAMQAYGAAYTLQELLTIKSDDTVGRVKVYEAIVKGENIPEPGIPESFKVLLKELQSLCLNVEVLSSDGAAIEMRDGDDEDLERAAANLGINLSRNESASVEDLA, encoded by the coding sequence TTGGCAGGGTCCCGCCAATCCAAGTCAGCAGTAGATACCACTAATAGTTCCGTCCCAGGCGCACCAAACCGAGTCTCTTTCGCCAAGCTCCGCGAGCCTCTCGAGGTTCCGGGGCTACTTGACGTTCAGACCGAGTCGTTCGACTGGCTGGTCGGGTCCGATTCGTGGCGCGAGAAGGCCAAGGCCCGCGGTGACGTCAACCCAGTGGGCGGCCTCGAAGAGGTGCTCGCCGAACTGTCGCCGATCGAGGACTTCTCCGGCTCGATGTCGCTGTCATTCAGCGACCCGCGCTTCGATGAGGTCAAGGCTCCGGTCGACGAGTGCAAAGACAAGGACATGACCTACGCGGCTCCGCTGTTCGTCACCGCGGAGTTCATCAACAACAACACCGGTGAGATCAAGAGCCAGACGGTCTTCATGGGTGACTTCCCGATGATGACCGAGAAGGGCACCTTCATCATCAACGGCACCGAGCGTGTCGTGGTGTCCCAGCTGGTCCGCTCGCCGGGTGTGTACTTCGACGAGACCATCGACAAGTCCACCGAGAAGACGCTGCACAGCGTCAAGGTGATCCCCGGCCGCGGCGCGTGGCTGGAGTTCGACGTCGACAAGCGCGACACCGTTGGTGTGCGCATCGACCGCAAGCGGCGCCAGCCGGTCACCGTGCTGCTGAAGGCGCTGGGCTGGACCAACGAGCAGATCGTGGAGCGCTTCGGCTTCTCCGAGATCATGATGGGCACGCTGGAGAAGGACAACACCGCAGGCACCGACGAGGCGCTGCTGGACATCTACCGCAAGCTGCGCCCGGGCGAACCGCCAACCAAGGAGTCCGCGCAGACCCTGCTGGAGAACCTGTTCTTCAAGGAGAAGCGCTACGACCTGGCTCGGGTGGGCCGCTACAAGGTCAACAAGAAGCTCGGCCTGAACGCCGGGCAGCCGATCACCAGTTCGACGCTGACCGAAGAGGACGTCGTCGCGACCATCGAGTACCTGGTGCGTCTGCACGAGGGCCAGACCTCGATGACGGTCCCCGGCGGCGTCGAGGTGCCGGTGGAGACCGACGACATCGACCACTTCGGCAATCGTCGTCTGCGTACCGTCGGCGAGCTGATCCAGAACCAGATTCGGGTCGGCCTGTCCCGCATGGAGCGCGTCGTGCGCGAGCGGATGACCACCCAGGACGTCGAGGCGATCACGCCGCAGACCCTGATCAACATCCGTCCCGTCGTGGCGGCGATCAAGGAGTTCTTCGGCACCAGCCAGCTGTCGCAGTTCATGGACCAGAACAACCCGCTTTCCGGTTTAACCCACAAGCGCCGTCTCTCGGCGCTGGGACCGGGCGGTCTGTCCCGTGAGCGCGCCGGCCTCGAGGTCCGCGACGTGCACTCCAGCCACTACGGCCGGATGTGCCCGATCGAGACGCCGGAAGGCCCGAACATCGGCCTGATCGGCTCGCTGTCGGTGTACGCGCGGGTGAACCCGTTCGGCTTCATCGAGACCCCCTACCGCAAGGTCAACGACGGTGTGGTCTCCGACGACATCGAGTACCTGACCGCCGACGAGGAGGACCGCCACGTTGTGGCGCAGGCCAACTCGCCGATCGACGAGAAGGGCCGCTTCGTCGAGGAGCGCGTCCTCGTTCGCCGGAAGGGCGGCGAGGTCGAGTACGTCTCCTCGACCGAGGTCGACTACATGGACGTCTCGCCGCGCCAGATGGTGTCGGTCGCGACCGCGATGATCCCGTTCCTCGAGCACGACGACGCCAACCGTGCCCTGATGGGTGCCAACATGCAGCGCCAGGCGGTTCCGCTGGTGCGCAGCGAGGCCCCGCTGGTCGGTACCGGTATGGAGCTGCGCGCCGCGATCGACGCGGGCGATGTCGTCGTCGCCGATAAGGCGGGCGTGATCGAAGAGGTCTCGGCTGACTACATCACCGTGATGGCCGACGACGGCACCCGGCACACCTACCGGATGCGTAAATTCGCCAGGTCCAACCACGGCACCTGCGCCAACCAGCGTCCCATCGTGGACGCCGGGCAGCGTGTCGAGGCGGGTCAGGTCATCGCCGACGGCCCCTGCACCGAGAACGGTGAGATGGCTCTCGGCAAGAACCTGCTCGTGGCGATCATGCCGTGGGAAGGGCACAACTACGAGGACGCGATCATCCTCTCCAACCGCCTGGTCGAAGAGGACGTGCTCACCTCGATTCACATCGAGGAGCACGAGATCGATGCCCGCGACACCAAGCTGGGCGCCGAGGAGATCACCCGGGACATCCCGAACGTCTCCGATGAGGTGCTGGCCGACCTCGACGAGCGCGGCATCGTCCGCATCGGCGCCGAGGTCCGCGACGGCGACATCCTGGTCGGCAAGGTCACCCCGAAGGGTGAGACCGAGCTGACCCCGGAGGAGCGGCTGCTCCGCGCGATCTTCGGTGAGAAGGCGCGCGAGGTCCGCGACACGTCGCTGAAGGTGCCGCACGGTGAGTCCGGCAAGGTCATCGGCATCCGGGTGTTCTCCCGCGAGGACGACGACGAGCTGCCCGCGGGCGTCAACGAGTTGGTCCGCGTCTACGTCGCACAGAAGCGCAAGATCTCCGACGGCGACAAGCTGGCCGGACGCCACGGCAACAAGGGCGTCATCGGCAAGATCCTGCCCGTCGAAGACATGCCGTTCCTGCCCGACGGCACCCCGGTGGACATCATCCTGAACACCCACGGTGTGCCGCGTCGGATGAACATCGGCCAGATCCTGGAGACCCACCTCGGGTGGGCAGCTAAGGCCGGCTGGACTATCAAGGATGAGGCCGGTTCTCGTCCAGCATGGGCAGCCAACTTGCCCGAGGAGATGCTGGACGTCGAGCCGAACAGCATCGTCTCGACGCCGGTGTTCGACGGTGCCCGCGAGGCCGAGCTTCAGGGTCTGTTGGCCTCGACGCTGCCCAGCCGCGACGGCGATACGTTGGTCGACGAGGACGGCAAGGCGAAGTTGTTCGACGGCCGCAGTGGTGAACCGTTCCCGTACCCGGTGACGGTCGGCTACATGTACATCCTCAAGCTGCACCACTTGGTGGACGACAAGATCCACGCCCGCTCCACTGGCCCGTACTCGATGATCACCCAGCAGCCGCTGGGCGGTAAGGCGCAGTTCGGTGGCCAGCGGTTCGGTGAGATGGAGTGCTGGGCCATGCAGGCCTACGGCGCGGCGTACACGCTGCAGGAGCTGTTGACCATCAAGTCCGACGACACCGTCGGCCGGGTCAAGGTGTACGAGGCGATCGTCAAGGGCGAGAACATCCCAGAGCCGGGCATTCCGGAGTCGTTCAAGGTGCTGCTCAAGGAGTTGCAGTCGCTGTGCCTGAACGTCGAGGTGCTGTCTTCAGACGGTGCAGCGATCGAGATGCGCGACGGCGACGACGAGGACCTGGAGCGCGCTGCTGCGAACCTGGGAATCAACTTGTCCCGCAATGAATCTGCTTCTGTTGAGGATCTTGCGTAA